From a region of the Thermofilaceae archaeon genome:
- the thiT gene encoding energy-coupled thiamine transporter ThiT: MASSTVAREKRVEAGRVRILAEAAVMLALATVLSLFKIFRMPQGGSVTPASMVPIILFAMRRGLKYGIAAGVVFGLIRLYLGFYVVHPVQMLLDYPLAFGALGLAGLLRGRESPQAAAAGSALGIGGRFFCHWLSGVIFFAEYAPAGQHPALYSLIYNGGYLGVELVVSALIMALLAKAGVMKVFL; encoded by the coding sequence GTGGCCAGCTCGACGGTGGCCCGGGAAAAGAGAGTGGAAGCCGGAAGAGTCAGAATCCTCGCCGAAGCAGCCGTCATGCTGGCGCTAGCCACCGTGCTGAGCCTCTTCAAGATCTTCCGGATGCCGCAGGGAGGCTCAGTGACTCCAGCCTCGATGGTCCCGATCATCCTTTTCGCGATGCGAAGGGGCCTTAAGTACGGGATCGCGGCCGGCGTCGTCTTCGGCTTAATCCGGTTATACTTAGGTTTCTACGTCGTTCACCCGGTACAGATGCTCCTGGACTACCCCCTGGCCTTCGGGGCTCTAGGCCTTGCCGGCCTCCTCAGGGGGAGGGAAAGCCCTCAAGCAGCCGCTGCGGGCTCTGCGCTCGGGATCGGTGGGCGCTTCTTCTGCCACTGGCTCTCGGGCGTCATCTTCTTCGCCGAGTACGCGCCAGCTGGCCAGCACCCGGCCCTTTACTCGCTGATCTACAACGGCGGCTACCTTGGTGTCGAGCTAGTGGTCAGCGCTCTCATAATGGCTCTGCTCGCGAAGGCCGGTGTGATGAAGGTCTTCCTCTAG
- a CDS encoding zinc-dependent alcohol dehydrogenase family protein yields the protein MKALVLHGVRDLRFEEVPTPEVGEGEVLLRVGACGICGTDIHFYRGEWRVKTPLIPGHEFSGVVEEVGPGVDWIEEGEHVVAEPNVTCGHCYYCRMERRNFYCPNIRAVGVDVAGAFAEYVKVPAANVYSVPRWMSFEEAALVEPIACCVRGLYNVGLEPGDTVAVVGAGPIGLLMVQLAKMWGASRVYAVDLIDRRLSLARQLGADVAINAGREDPVEVLRGDTEGIGVDVAIEAVGSSKAIELAVKMARRGGRVLIFGVAPESDVLQLRPFELYDKELMMVASYRSPYTFQRAVRIASSGRVMLRPIISHVLPLERGVEAFRMVDEKKEDVVKVVLRPSQT from the coding sequence GTGAAAGCCCTAGTACTGCACGGCGTGAGGGATCTGAGGTTCGAGGAAGTCCCCACCCCGGAAGTGGGCGAGGGTGAAGTTCTCCTCAGGGTGGGCGCCTGCGGGATCTGCGGTACCGATATCCACTTCTACAGGGGTGAGTGGAGAGTCAAGACCCCGCTCATCCCGGGTCACGAGTTCTCAGGCGTCGTCGAGGAGGTCGGGCCGGGTGTGGACTGGATAGAGGAGGGCGAGCACGTAGTCGCGGAGCCGAACGTCACGTGCGGCCACTGCTACTACTGCAGGATGGAGAGGCGGAACTTCTACTGCCCCAACATCAGGGCGGTGGGTGTCGACGTGGCCGGAGCCTTCGCCGAGTACGTGAAAGTACCGGCCGCTAACGTGTACAGCGTGCCGCGCTGGATGAGCTTCGAGGAAGCGGCTCTCGTTGAGCCCATAGCCTGCTGCGTGAGAGGGCTCTACAACGTGGGGCTGGAGCCGGGCGACACTGTGGCAGTCGTGGGAGCGGGGCCGATCGGCCTCCTGATGGTGCAACTGGCTAAGATGTGGGGGGCCTCCCGCGTCTACGCGGTGGACCTGATCGACCGCAGGCTGAGTCTAGCGAGGCAGCTGGGGGCCGACGTAGCCATCAACGCTGGTAGGGAGGATCCCGTCGAGGTCTTGCGCGGCGACACCGAGGGCATCGGCGTGGACGTCGCGATAGAGGCCGTGGGCAGCTCTAAGGCCATCGAGTTGGCCGTGAAGATGGCGAGAAGGGGCGGTAGAGTGCTGATCTTCGGAGTGGCGCCCGAAAGCGATGTGCTCCAGTTGAGGCCCTTCGAGCTCTACGACAAGGAGTTGATGATGGTAGCCTCCTACAGGAGCCCCTACACCTTCCAGCGTGCCGTGAGGATCGCTTCCTCGGGCAGGGTCATGCTGCGCCCCATCATCAGCCACGTACTCCCACTCGAAAGGGGTGTCGAAGCGTTCAGGATGGTTGACGAGAAGAAAGAGGATGTAGTCAAGGTCGTATTGAGGCCCAGCCAGACCTAG